The stretch of DNA TACTTGACAAGTTCCATCTAATGTCCGTTTGGACTAAAATGATATGTCtacaaaaaaaatactattgtGTATATCTTTGGACTAGAATAGCAACATGATGCGCGAGCATACCAGTTTTTCTCCAAAATAATATTGTGTATATCTTTTGGAAATATAATGTTCTTCATTAAAGTTTCGCAAATAAGTGTGTGGCCATCGATACTTACGCtgttcaaaaatacaaaatttactAAGAGATTAGCTGCATAATACTTTTGAATGGAAGCACTAACATGAATAGTAATCATGAGGCTTAGTGACATGGCCATAGATTAATTGTGTTTTATAATAATGTAAATAACTTATTTGAGTTATTTGATCCATCGATTTATGTAACATGACATGAGCTTTGGTATTTCCTAAAAAAACGTGAACTTTGGCATAGGACAATTTAGGCTCCATTGCTGGGGCCTCTTGTGTGTATCTTTTAAAATCATATCATTAACAAGAAAGTTAGTATATTTAAATGCATATATATGCCAAGAATTCTCACAAGTCTAAACTTATAATAATGTACtaattctatttttttattatccCATATAAGTTTTAGGGCTCAACTAAAACACTTGTGCCACTGTTTTAAGTATGGACTTAACTTACATTCCTGGGTATTAGAATTTTAACAAATGGCGAGCCAAAATTTTGTTAGGTGTACAAAAGTATAATAATCTAAACTTGAGAAAACATGCTCCTACAATAAGATGTTCTTcctagcctttttttttttgcataaacTCTATGATGCATTCACAAAGTACTAATAGACTCACACAATTCACTAGGTGTGATCTTAATTAGCTCCAATTCCTATGAAGTTAATGTTTAATTTTTAAGTTTATTTGTAATTTACATAATTGGATGGGATTCCTAAAATAAGGGTGTTCCATATACATAGTGTTAAAAATGAATATTATCAAAACTTTTAGTGTGAATTGATGGTCATATTAGGATGTAGAGTATAAACTTTTATATATGTCCAACATATTGTAAAAAAAAGTATGTGCATGGTTTTCATACAAGATGGAGTACTTTGTACTGTATCATATCTTTTCTCCTTAGCCCATTAACACCATGTGTATATCCTTAGCTATCTCCAATTAACATTgaaatattaatttttttactTGTATATATATAGCCAGCACTTGGTAGTTGACTCGTGTCAGAACATATATATGAAGTTGGATTGTTGAATTTGTAAGTGTAAGCATGGTCAAACAGTTTACTATGGAATTACTGCTGCCTTTAATGATCTACACGAAAGGGTCCTAGATTTCTTAATGTTTGAACATGTGTCATCAACTAGTCTTTTGTAACATGCATTTCATTCTAGAGAGGAATCGACCGTAAAGAGAGTACAGTGGTGTTCAAGTAAGAACCGACAACTCTATCACTGTGACTGTATCACACAAGCTATCCACGTGTTTGCTGTGTTTGTAATAGTTGCCTATATGGGACGTCGTTACCTATTAATCCCATAACTGTGAGGTCTTTTCGAAGTAATGGTCATCGTGTATGGCATTGTTTATTGGAAAACGAAACCTTCGTTAAAATACTTATGTAACATTGTTCTTAGTATTTGTGTTGGCTCACTGATTTGTTAATGCCAGTGTTTTTAAATTTCCTCCAGCGATGACGATTTTCGTGAGTCCTAATCAGTAAAGTCTCTTCATCACTTGACTGTATCAGATGACAAAATTGGACTAAATGATTTTTCCGACGACAACGAAGAAGAAGGCAGCGGTATGGAGTCGGAAGAAGCTCTCGGCATTGACCCTTGTTCCGATGACAAGGAGCTCAAGAGGCGTCTCCTCAAGAAATACAGGGGGTTCTTGGGCAACCTGAGAAAGGAGCTgtgcaagaagaggaagaagggcaAGCTCCCCAAGGAGGCCCGGCAGAAGCTGCTCAGCTGGTGGGAGCTGCACTATCGATGGCCGTACCCCTCGGTACgcaattcatggatatgtagcTAGCTAGGGCCACATATTTTGTTGGTTTGTTGATGAGGAGATCGTGATGGCGGTGCTTGCGCCATTGTTGTTGCATTGCATGAATGCAGGAGATGGAGAAGATCGCGCTGGCCGAGTCGACGGGGCTGGAGCAGAAGCAGATCAACAACTGGTTCATCAACCAGCGGAAGCGGCACTGGAAGCCGTCGGAGGAGATGCAGTTCGCGGTCATGGACGGGTTCCACCACCCGGCcccgcagaacgccgccgccgcgctctacGTCGACGCCCGCCTCGTGGGAGCAGCAGCGCCGGCGATGTTCTTTGCCCGGCCGGATCACGGGGCTCATGACCTCTGGCATAATTGAGCCCGGTACGTGTGTGCCTGCAACCTACATGAGTACATGGCATGGCTTATTAGCCTCAGCCTATAAATACGAGGACtgtacaactctatagtgatgaagaagaaaaggaCGCCTGCATTAGTCCTTTTGCAGGTTTGCAGCGTCTTGGAATTTGGATACTGCTCGTGCTTGGTAATGGTAAGTTACGTTTTGGATGAAGCAAGAACAGAAATTACAATCTGGGGATAGCACATCACCAGTATGTAAGTGAAGATCGAACGGGAAAGGCCCGATTCGTGTGATCTCGTCACTGTTGACTCATAGTATAGTAGTATATCCATTTCCTGATCACCGGACTACTACCAGATTTCAGTTTACTAACTCAGAGCCGATGCGCCCGACAGGGCGTGTACGCTGCTAGCTAATCGGCCGCCGCTGGTGCTGATGGCCAGATGGCTGATGCCGTTAATTTGCTCTAGCCATCATCTGCTCGCAACGAGTAGCTGGGGCTCGCGGTTCATGCGAGAGCACTGCTTCAGCCAAAGCATTCTTCTTGAGAGAACTTGCGTAAAACTATAGACGCTGCTCCAGCCTCACTGCAAAATTGCAGCGAGTCGTACACAAACATCATTCCGGGCAACCGACTACACTCGTAGTCTCGTGTAAATAAACTTAAAAAGGAACGGTGATTCATGTACACATAGGCACAGGATCTAAAACCACCCATGcttttctgaattctgatgcaGAAATTGGTCGCAAACACCTGCGGTCCAATGCACAGACATGGAACGACAAGCACTACAGCAAGAGAGACTCTAATTCAGACACCTGACCTGTCTAGCAACGTACGTATGCATGGACAAGCCAAGCAACTAGTGTATTTCCTCAAGGCCCACTTAGCACCATTTAAAGCTTTTTCGAGTGCCATTGACGCTGTCAGCAGTTAGATTTTTGGATTCAGGACTCTTGTTTTGTGTCAGGTGAACCACTACCTTCTGCCTCTGCTTTATCAGCCGTGAAAGTTTGAACAGATGATCGCAGGCTTTCTGGTCCTTCCGCACCGATTCTCTTGCACAAGGCATCGCAGTTGCTTATGACTTCAGTCAGCCTGCCCTTCAATTCACCAACTTCGATCTGCAGTGGATGAACTGTGATATCGAGCAGAGCACTGTCAGCAGGTAATTTAGGATGCCTCCATGATATTCTAAACCATTCAGAAAAGGTAGTAATAACAGAACAAGTTAGCATCTCTAGTAGTCTTCTCAGTTGTCCAACATATGCGATGCATGCCTGTTTTTTATATATACAAACAAGACCTAGTTAAGTAAGCATTGCATTGTTACCTTCAATAAGGTTGTGGGAGGTGGATCTCATGGAGGTAAGTGAATAATTGAACCGCTGGAGAAGCTTGACAGCTAATGCATCAGCTGTTTCTATCTTGTTTTCTATTTCCTCCTGCACCAACCCAGGCTCCTTCAGTTATGCACCCATAGTAATCAATTGGTAAACAACTAGTACGGCTTGCAAATTAACATTAGTGATTAGAGCATCTTTAATTCATCAGTTAATTTCTGCTTCATACTTAACAAGAGAACCAAAAGGGGAAATCAAATTAATGGGTATAACTGTAGGCACAACAACTGGCAATAACATGATCAGTGTTAAGGACACTATTAGTGAGAACAGTGAGAAAAGGAAACACAAAAAAATGGTACTGATTGTTCATGAAGTAAAATATGATAATATTTTCTTGCAACACTTGTGGCACCAAATCCAAAAGGCAATGCCTAGGGCTCTAGCAGAAACAGCAactgttttttttgtttgccgATTATTTTGATACGAGTACAAATTCCTGTTTTGTATTAATACACAGGATCCTACTACCATGTTTGTACTGTGACAACAGCACAAGCATTCATGCAACAGAGAGAACTATAAGGTTTTGGTAATTGGCACGGCATTTATATAGGATATTCACCTTGACATCAAGATAATGTCACCAAACAGAACAATTGCAAACATATGAATCAAGGCACCTTATCTCAGCACAGAGTAAACTGTAAACTGATAACCGAACGACTATCATACCAAAAATGACAAACTAGCATGAATCCAGACATATTTGCCTCCTGTCAGTGAATATTTCCCTCGATGAGAAATGTTTTTCTTTGTTAATTCTAAACAGCATCAAACAAAGAGAAATCTCTCCTTCAGGAATTCCACCTACCTGCTTTTGGCTAATTTTTTTGGCATTCTCCTCTTGCCATTCACGGTACATCGAGAAAAGCTCAGCCAGGACATTCGGGTTCAGAGTTCCTACAGCCCATTACGGAGACACACATAAGCCCAAGCAAGAAATAGGAAACTTCAGATGTTTGCTGCAAACTATTAGGGGCAAACTGTACATGTGTCCAATTAAACATTCCCGAACACAAGAACTACACCAAATCTCCCCTGCTGTGCATAGTAATACACTAGCCAACCAGAGTACCAGCAATGGCAACCACTCACCGTAGGCAGCAGAAGAGGTAGAGGGCTTCCGGACGAGGATGTCGGTGAGGCTGCTCTCTGCCTCCGATTCAGACTGAGAGCTCAACAGCGGCGGAGCCTAGAAATCCCCAACAACACAATCCCAACCGGAGCCCAAAGGGTTAAAAGGGAATTCCCCAGGCAGAATAAAAAAAGAGACAAGAGAGCTCCGTAATTACTATGGCGAGGGATCGGATGCGGCGGACGAGggggtcggcgtcggcgtcgtcgcgCCGGCCCTCGGACACCGTCGTGATCTCGTCCGCCCACTGCGGCCGCGGCTGCTGCCTGGAGAGGAGCGATTCCGATGCCCCCATCAGGAGGAGGCCTAGCTCAGGCGGGAGTAGAGGGAGCAAGGCGGTGGGGGATCGCCGGGGCTGGTCGTATGCGGCCGCCGGAGTTGGATGCAGGCGACGGCCGAGCCGACGGGGTCAGTTGCAGAGCCGTTCTTCGGGCCGCTGTAGACGGGGAAGCGATTTACCTTGTGTTGGGCTTTTGATCGGAGCAAGATGGGCCGCGAAGGTTCTCTTACTGGGCCTAACTAAATTCCACGGCGGTCTTTTTAGTGGGGGCCTGGGGGGAAAGCAAAATTTGGCTGTACGAAAACTGTGAATAAACACTGGCAACACTGAATGAAAGAACGGATGAAGTAGCAGAAAATTCTACTACCTACGATTCTGACGTTCCTAACAAGTTAATTAGTTAAAATAAGATAATATATTTAAGAACATAGGGAGTAGAGACTAAGCATTGAAATATCGGCAACATTTTTGGAGCACCTACGCATTATAGCTGCGATCTTATGATCGATAGAAAGCACCAACATTAACTTTTTTATTAATAAAGGATTAACCCAGCCCATACATCTCAGTCAAACATTATAAGAATTCTTAGACTCTAAACCTCAAAATCccacaaataaaaaaatgaaagctCTAATATTTTTTCGTTCCCACTTCAATTTTGCAATGTCTTTACATAGCCTCAGCTCATTACATCTCATGCACTAAGAAAATTAATGTTCGGATCATCTATTACAAACCCTTTTCCTATATACCTCCTAGTGCATGGGTGTGAGGAAGTATCCATATCGCCAGGGAGGAAATAGCACCAAGAGCTGTCATCAATGCTGATGAAGAATTTTCTCAAACGGTTTCGTTGCATCCCACACCAACATTAACTAGCTATGCAAATATATTCAGCTATTTGGCAGCTTAATATCCTGGTTTGTGTAGAGCAAATCGTTGCTCATGAATGTAACTATCCTATTTTCTTCCAAGAGAAAAACTAGCTATGCTCTTTTCAAAAGGAAAAACTAGCTATGCAAACTGAGCTAAACATTTCTTTTCCACGAATGACACGCGTACGCACGCACACTTGGGTGGTTTTTAACAGAGTATAGTAGAAAAAAGCATATTTGCCGACCCTTTTCTAAAATGTAGTTTCATTtggggcgtttagttcccaaaaccaaaaatttttgggtgtctcgtcgttgtttgaccagatgtcgggaaagcttttcgggcactaattaaaaaactaatttcagaactcacttggaaaccacgagacgaatcttttgaggcatttgaccgcatcattagcacatgtggggttactgtagcacttatggctaatcatgcactaattaggcttaaaagattcgtctcgtcatgtacattcaaactgtgtaattagttttgttatttaattatatttagtgtttcatacatgtgtttaaaggggaggtgaaaatttttgggtgaaattttttgggaactaaacggcccctttgTCATTTTACCAAATTAAACCATATTATGGCAAAGATGCATCGACCAAAACACGTGCCAATAAATAATTCACCGGAATTACTTTAGTTTCGTGTAAAATTAAACAGGCATATTCCTGCATACATGCATGTACTACACGGATACATTTGCAGGGTTCTTCCAAGAGGGGAGAACTTCAGGGGACACATTAGCAAACATGAGGTGTGCGGACAAAGCGTCGCGTCGAAAATAATCCACTCAGATTCCTGGCCATCATCATGTCCCCCCGCAGCTGGCTAGAGGGCTAGAGCTAGTCCCCCAGCTTTATTCCCTCCGGCCGGGTTCCCATCGCCTGATCGCCATACATCCCATCCCCATCCGGTATCCTATACTgccgcttgctgttgctgccgcAGCTGCCCTACGTAACGTACCGCGTATACACACCGTACCTTTGACCCGATTCGACGTCTCGCTTTTGCTCGCCCTAGCTAGCTTTGCATTGAGATCCGGCCCACGGCCGGATTCGATTGGATTGGATGGACGCACGTCGTCTGATGACCAACGGTACTGTGTACCCTAGCTATATGCTCATCAGCGATTATTATATTAATTGATGGGACCAAGAGCAATCCGGCCGGTTAATGCTGAGGAAATATAAACAGCGTCCCTTTTAGTTTAGTGGTGACTTCATCATCAATATAGCCTCTGTTCTCTGCGCTGTAGCTGGAGGTTGGTGTTAATTTGTTGtgagaaaagtactgctagcTGGCTGGTGGCCGGTGACATGAttggtgctggtttggtgtgaaAGAAGAACACTGTTGGCTACATGCAGTTCGTGATGTCGTcatcgaaaaaagaaaaggaaacatgCAAGGTAACGCCGTCGATGCATGCCTTTCCTACGTTATTTTATTCAGATTAAGTCAAAGTCATAACTGATGTGGTCGAAATTTTTATTCTGATGCTTCTGGCTTGCAACTTCCCCCAACAAGCCAAGTGCTGGGCTGTCACGTCTGTCCATAATCTAGAACTCCACGATGTTTATTCCTggataatttaatttttttatcagTTATCTTGTCCTCCTCTACAACTTTCTGGCTGGCGTAGTGGCGTGTACGGACTGAACACGCGAGGGGTATAATAAAAGTAAGCACCATGTCATTACAGTCACCGATGCTATAACAATGTTGCTCCACTTTATGTCCATGCATGCAAGGCTCAGGAGAGACAAACCTTTGTGGCTGATCCGATGGTTAGATCCTAAGGCGGCTAAAAGCCTTCTAAAGTCGGTTTGTGCTTAGCTAACTAAATGCTTAAAGACAGGTCATGTGCTCACGGAGCACTTTAGAATAAAGCTAGCATCATACGCGTAGTACTAAATCGCACTGTTTAATTGCTTTGGTCCAATGCAAACATGCCACGGAAACGTACAGCAGCTTGTGgataggagagagagagagagagcctagCTCTTTTTCATAGCAGTGACAGTTGCTTGGAACAGATTTTTTTATTATACCGTCGACTAAGGAACAGTGGAACGCAACAGTTAAGCCACAAGATTTTCGTTGGAAGACAACACAATCTCAGCAATATATTTTATCTCTCCATCGCTCAtaacatttttttgtttttgataaTCAGTACTATAGCAGATTACTCAATTAATGGATTGGGTGGACGGACGAATCCCCAAATTTGTGCAAGAGTAAGATGTGTTTTGGCCATctcaccaaaaatattttggtattggtgatgaaattgTAATATGCCATAATACTCTCTATTACCAAAAGAACCTTTTTTTAGTATTGGAAACAAAAAATCTGCTGAAGATGCTCTGTGAGTAATGATTCCCTACAAGGCTACAGGTAACCGGGGCCTAAGGCATGCATGTTGCATGATTACCACCATGTTACACGTGGGCAAGGTCAGCGTCTTAATAAACAAGGACAAATCTTGCCCTACCACGACCAGCAGCCCATCATCGCATGCATTCCGTGCACGAAATGATAATTATATATACGCAAATCATATCTCTACTTGGCACCGATGACATCAAGCATGCATGCTTTGTTCGACGGCGACCGATGCCGCCCTGATATGGCGCACGCGAGCCAGCACCTGATCGCTCCAGTGGGCCACCTTGTCGTTCTCCCattggccggcccggcccggcccttgCCATTCCACGTAGTAATAACTACTACTAGGTGCATGCCACACAAGCTTAAACTAagcaggaaaagaaaagatttcATCGTACTACGGCTGGTTTAATTCTTGCAGTTTACATGGTCAATAACACGCTGTCTAGTGTGGCTTTTCTAGAGAACTGAGCGGGGGCTCGGTCAGGTGAGCGGGGGCTCACGCTGCCGGCAGCGGTTCGAGCGCCGGCTCGACGGGGCGGCTCATCTCCTTTTTAAATGATTTTCCAGTGCTCCTGgcttatttcaaaaaaaagtgtGCCTTTTTTATTTAAATTACCTCGCGCTTTAAAAAGTTAATTGATACGATTAAGAAGCAAGCTCGTGTGTTTATTAGTTAGTTCGTTGCCCATACCGTTGGGAGCATCACGTAACGTCAGACCGGCCAGGTACGTGCGTACAAAGACAGTGCTGGTGCTTTCTACACTAAAGAAAAACAGGCTCCCTGTCCGGCCATTGGCTGGTAACTCGTGAAAAAGTTCAAGGTAACAGTGCGGGGTAGCAGCCCGATGCCATGCACGGATTCAACACGCATGCTGTAGAGATTCTGCGGTTCACTGACTTCACTGCCAGTGTTTGGTATAAACAATAAAACGGTCATGTTTTCTACTAGTAGGGAAAATATTGTGCTGCATACATAACCATGaaccatcagcagcagcaggtaaATCTTCGGTGGTAGTAATTTTTTCTAACCTTTCTCCAGTCTAGTAGATCAAAAGGAATTTCCTTCACCTCTCATTTCAGACAACAAAATGTACACGTCCGTGTCGACATAGGTGTGTCGTCAGGTTACAGCTACGGCGTATCCTTGTCGATCCTGCCGTAAGCTAGTGGCCTGTAACCTCAAGTCAAAAGAAGCCCTTGACAGGAAGCTTGCGAGCAGTAGAGTGTGGAGGAGCCTTTTTCCGCTGGGGAAGGATGCGTTTGTTGACCGAGGCGTGCCCTGCATGGGGAATGATCGATCTCCGGGTTATTTTAAACCAGGGGCAGTGCCCTTCTTCCCTTCCCAAGAAGATAGCAGTACAAACCAGCAGCAACTAGCCAGGCACAGTCAGAGGCTGTCAGACCCACGCTCTGTTCCTGCAGCTCGCTTGGGCTGTTAGCTGAAGCAGCAGGTCACCACTCAGCAGACCCTGTAGCTGTAGGGTGCAGCCCAGCATCTACAATGCTTGTACACGAGGAGCTGTAGTACTGATATTGGTACAGTACGAGTTGTAGTAGTATTTGTTTGGACTAGTACCTAGCCGGTACTGTATGACTGTATATGTATACTTGTGTTTAGATTGGGGACTAGTGGAATGGGTTGAGtctattcctttttttttatccAACCCAGTTTTTTATTTGGTTAGGTCCGATTTAATATAGTtctttgtttggttggagggtcGGGAAAAAACAGAATGGATAATATTTTCACACCGTTAGTAATATACGTATTAGTAGAGCCGATCTTTATCTGTAGGCTCATATGTCATCCTGTATTATTTTTTCCCACGCCTTATCTTTCTTCTCCAGCCCGGTCGCCTACTCGCCTCCACCCATCCTCCCCCGTCGCGCCCCCGAGGTTGCTACGCCGCCCCCTAGCCGCTCGCTCCTCCATTGCCGGTCCCGGCCTTCGCCTATGCTGCAACGATCCTCACCTGGCCGCGACGCTTCTTTCTCGCGCGTGGATGGAGGCCGAGCACCTCCTCTTAGCCCTGGCCGCTGCGGGCGGAGACGAGGCCACCTCGCGCGTGTGTTTGTCTCCTCCTgctcccgctcccgcgcccGCTCTAGCTCTAGCTCTCGCTAACGGCTTTAACGGGTCGAAGTGAGTCGGAATGGTTCGCTAATTTGCAAGGACCATATCGATCCGCATCCGGGGCACATTCTCTCTAGGGATAAACCCAACCCAACTTTCATTGCAAGGAAACGCGGATCAAAGTAGGTTGAATCTATCCCGACCCACTCGAAttaccaaccaaacacacctaTGTTTCATCACGGCATCCAAATCGGACAGATGCTTGCGAGGTATGATGTACGATACTGTGTAATGTATAGGTGCGTAGCATTAAACTGTGATTTTAGAGCTGAAGGCTCCACTCTGTATATCAGAGCATGCTGGAAGGAGAACACAGTTCTACAAATTAACACCGACACggcaaataaaactataaagtgTTCTATGAGTGACGTTTTGAGTAGTCTAATGGTAAAGACCATAATTGCCTGACGTGTTGAAACCCTCCAATGTCCAAAACATCAAGTAAAAAAATAGCTTTTTTAAAAAGATTTTAAAAATACAACGCTATTCCAATATCTATATTATAAAAGTTGAAAGAATCGAAACTCTTTTTCACCAAGATTaggccactactacagaatatgtCTTTAGTCTTGCACATTTATCTCGCCtaccgttggacccgggaccacTGCTAGGGGACAACGGAGAGCTTTAGTCCCGATTGGTGCCACTACCTGGACTAAAAGGGTCCCGATTGGTGGCTCCGACCGGAATTAAAGGTCTTGAACATTTAGTCCCGGGTAGTACCACCAACCGACTAAAGGGTTCTTTAGTCCCAATTGGTGCTACCACCGGTACTAAAGGGTCATCCATGGTCTAGTATAAGAGGAAAGCATCCCAACTACGGGTTGAAGAGTTTGGGTTGGCTTGGTGCAATTATTTTTTAGCCCTCCAGACCATCCTGGTTATTAGACTCGGAACTAAAGGTCTATCCTTTTGTCTTGGACTCTAGTCCCGGTTCAGAAATCGGGACAAAATGATTGTTCTCTACTAGTGGGCCCACCTTACTCCTCACGTAGATCCAACTTGTCGGGTCAAGAGGTTTGACAAAATGGGGTGGTGACCCATTTTTtgatagaagaaaaatatttctaCCAAAATTCTAATACTTTTTATATCAATAATTTTCTATATCCATCTCTTGTAGCCGCTTATTACTTCTCTTTGGTATACTTTACTTTCCTTTACACATATATGTTCATCCATAATTCgctttattatttattttggaagGAGAATatataattgacatcattgttttatgaaagaaaaagaaagacgtgTGTTATTATTGAAAGGAAAAATAAATGATATCGTTGCttaatggaagaaaaattaaatacatgCCTGCACGTACATCTCTGCTAGTACTATATTAAAGGCAAAAAAAATGGTTGTTATCCGACACTTCTAGTTGTCTCGATTAGTAGAAACAAGAAGTTCAGGAATTTGGAAAGTGGGCCAAATCAGAGGTATCGCTTCACTAAATTAGAGTAACCATAAACTTGTCAGATTGTAAATTTGTAATGATATCCTAAATTTAGAGCCCATGCATTTTACGTCGAGGAGTCATTTGGCACATCAATTATGAGGTCGATGAAGGATATTAGTTTGTGAGATAGGATAGTGATCTAAAAATGAGTGATGGCAAAAAATGCTAAACTAAATGTCTTTGTCCGCAGATCCAGATAAGAGAATTTCGAGAACTAAGGATGACCAACACTCTATGAATTTTTAGAATTTGACAGTCTAGAATAAATCAATAAAATATGTGCATAGTGCTCCAATGGTGCGTATGGTCAATGGGTACATGGACTAATCCAGCCAATATATGAATATGAGGCTGGTCTCCCTTCTCTTTTTTCcaccccttctcctcctcttcctttccCTTTTCTTCAATCATTCTTTCCAAGGATGGAGGGAggctaaggccagtctcagtgggagtgtcatcgatACAGTTACCTAGACAGAAATCTTAAGAACTGtgttgtcgggtaccataattatGGGCACCCTAACCATGGGCTAAAACATCCCCGAAAAATACGAAACACGACCAAAACACTTGGGCCAAAGCCTCTTCAGGTACGAAAAGCCCAAGTGCGCGcttggcccacggcccagctCCACGGAGTAGCCCCTCCGAGGCCTCGCCAGCCATGGAGccaaactccgcctcgctcgacggTACCCCGCCGAGGCCCCTCGAAGCGcaggcaatctccgcctcgctcgagacccCGTTATCCGAGCCCTCCGCGGGGCTTCGGCGCGGGGgaaaactccgcctcgctcaaaACCACCCGCGGCAGACTGTGGCAGCGGCCCAACCGCCCGATGGGACGGGTGCATTTATTCGCCAACCACTCCACAGCATGGGGCGGGAGTCAGATGGAGTCAGGCGGCGTAAGCCGACGTCGACCACCATGCCACATAGCGGACGTGACCGGCGTCTCATCCACCTGCGCTCACCACTGTGCCACTATTCCCAGTGCAGCGCAGGCCTGCAGCACCCTGTGTGGACTTGCCTGACACCGCCTCGCCACTGCGCCGCCTACCCCTTGTACTTTTCTCTCTTGCAGGACCCTCGACGGGCATGGGCAACGACCCTCGAACGCAGTACGGCTCTTGACCGGGGCAAGACCGCCAACTGCGGCACCCTCGACGCCCCACCTTGTTGAACGCGAAGCACAGCGCGCCTCCATAGCCATCACCATGCCGTCGACTGGCGCTACAGGATAGGGACATGACCAGGGCACGGTCAAGGTCTCGCAAGGACGACGATCACGACCAACACCATGCTCCACAGCGCTCGGCTACAGGAACCGTTGGCTGTTCACCCCTGATTCGGGGAGAAAGGGGTGACCCCGGAAATCACGCACGCATGTAATCCCTCCCTCCTTGAGCCtataagggggggggggggaggagcaCACGAGCAGGACACGTTCAGCCACACACAAACACACGCACTCACTTCACCCAATATTGGCACCCGCCTCAATCACCAACACCCCTACGACCAGGGaattgggagcttccctccctctctcgtacaagcttgtatcccctactacaagcactccggtgcAAGTAATACAGTGCATCCtcctctgctggacgtacggccttatcggccggaaccaggataaacccggtgtctctgtgtttcttcttgcatcaacaaTCTAGGGACTGGGACACGCATCATCTTTTctagttggtgctagaccgcAAGGTCCGGACAC from Panicum virgatum strain AP13 chromosome 9K, P.virgatum_v5, whole genome shotgun sequence encodes:
- the LOC120649905 gene encoding uncharacterized protein LOC120649905, with the translated sequence MGASESLLSRQQPRPQWADEITTVSEGRRDDADADPLVRRIRSLAIAPPLLSSQSESEAESSLTDILVRKPSTSSAAYGTLNPNVLAELFSMYREWQEENAKKISQKQEEIENKIETADALAVKLLQRFNYSLTSMRSTSHNLIEVHPLQIEVGELKGRLTEVISNCDALCKRIGAEGPESLRSSVQTFTADKAEAEGSGSPDTKQES